Proteins encoded within one genomic window of Streptomyces sp. NBC_01314:
- a CDS encoding ATP-binding protein: protein MRRYVLTGTPGAGKTSILRGLDEIGFAVVEEAATAVIAQAQARGEDQPWTRASFIDEVVTAQRQRQLDATGLVQVFDRSPVCTHALTTYLGWPMSPALAAELERIASEGVYERQVFFVRNLGFCEPTAARRINFQESLAFEKIHEESYRAFGYELIDIPAGDLAHRVAVVNSMISRPPS from the coding sequence ATGCGACGGTACGTTCTCACCGGCACGCCGGGCGCGGGCAAGACATCAATCCTGCGGGGTTTGGACGAGATTGGCTTCGCCGTTGTCGAGGAGGCGGCGACGGCGGTCATCGCACAAGCGCAGGCTCGGGGCGAGGACCAGCCGTGGACACGAGCGTCCTTCATCGACGAGGTCGTCACTGCTCAGCGACAACGACAGTTGGACGCCACCGGACTTGTACAGGTGTTCGACCGGTCACCGGTCTGCACACATGCCCTCACCACCTATCTGGGGTGGCCGATGTCCCCAGCGCTGGCGGCGGAGCTCGAACGGATCGCCTCGGAAGGAGTTTACGAACGGCAGGTGTTCTTCGTCCGCAATCTGGGATTCTGCGAACCGACCGCGGCCCGGCGGATCAACTTCCAGGAATCCCTCGCTTTCGAAAAGATCCACGAAGAGAGTTACCGCGCGTTCGGCTACGAGCTCATCGACATCCCTGCGGGCGACCTGGCCCACCGCGTCGCCGTGGTCAACTCAATGATCTCGCGGCCCCCCTCATGA
- a CDS encoding uridine kinase, whose protein sequence is MHLRPGETGAVGWRVVTMLDAIRQLRDASPDVTGRPRVIAIDGRGGAGKTTLAERFHKVVPNSAIVHTDDIAWNHAYFDWGAVLVENILQPLHRGEAVDFRPDAWIKHNRPGSITVPAGADFIWVEGTGIIREELAPWLDASVWMQGDLDEQERLLVVRDGDSPEQLEHVANWLLEELPFLLREQPWARATMIAAGPPQTDHDPDTELVVAPPTTP, encoded by the coding sequence ATGCACCTACGTCCAGGCGAGACCGGGGCAGTTGGCTGGCGGGTGGTGACGATGCTCGACGCCATCCGGCAGCTGCGCGATGCATCACCCGATGTCACGGGACGTCCGCGGGTGATCGCGATCGACGGCCGGGGCGGTGCCGGCAAGACGACCCTGGCCGAGAGGTTTCACAAGGTGGTGCCGAACTCCGCCATCGTGCACACCGATGACATCGCCTGGAACCATGCCTACTTCGACTGGGGCGCCGTACTCGTCGAGAACATCCTGCAACCCCTGCACCGGGGTGAGGCGGTGGACTTCCGCCCTGACGCCTGGATCAAGCACAACCGGCCCGGATCGATCACCGTCCCCGCCGGTGCCGACTTCATCTGGGTCGAGGGCACCGGCATCATCCGCGAAGAGCTCGCCCCGTGGTTGGACGCCTCGGTGTGGATGCAGGGTGATCTCGATGAGCAAGAACGCTTGTTGGTCGTCCGCGACGGTGACTCCCCCGAGCAGCTGGAACACGTGGCAAACTGGCTGCTGGAGGAACTGCCGTTCCTGTTGCGAGAACAACCGTGGGCCCGAGCCACCATGATCGCCGCCGGTCCTCCGCAGACCGACCACGACCCCGACACCGAGTTGGTCGTCGCCCCGCCGACCACCCCCTAG
- a CDS encoding ISAs1 family transposase, with product MCRQSATVCLTKSPTAAQRGVKGVAERLAVLRDPRDRRGRRHSLASVLLTACCAVLAGARSYLAVGQWARHAPLDALARLGVRATGPLGVRRAPSSSTIRRLLTLVCPGGLADLLGCDPTGSRHLAMDGKTARGSRTDTGPAAHLLSAVLEGGRTVSQLRVPDKTTEVTGFTKLLSPFDLTGVVVTADALHTHRDHARWLVEAKRAHYLLVVKRNQPTLHNALRSLPWKEVTARRYDREAGHGRRETRSVRTLTVTSLGLDFPHVAQAAKIHRHRTDLKTGKITRETVYAITDLTARAASPQAIGQLARAQWGIEAVHHVRDTTFGEDASKIRTGHGPENMATLRSFAISTLRTAGHHSIAAGLRELSYTPFTRPLDLIGLP from the coding sequence ATGTGCCGCCAGTCTGCCACTGTCTGCCTGACCAAGTCGCCCACCGCCGCCCAGCGAGGCGTGAAGGGTGTCGCCGAACGACTGGCCGTTCTTCGCGATCCGCGAGATCGGCGGGGACGACGCCATTCGCTGGCATCGGTCCTGCTCACCGCCTGCTGCGCGGTGCTGGCCGGGGCTCGCTCCTATCTGGCCGTGGGCCAGTGGGCCCGCCACGCGCCCCTGGACGCACTGGCCCGCCTCGGCGTGCGCGCCACCGGCCCACTGGGCGTGCGCCGCGCACCGTCCAGCTCAACCATCCGCCGTCTGCTGACTCTCGTATGTCCCGGCGGGCTTGCCGACCTACTCGGATGCGACCCCACGGGCAGCCGGCACCTGGCCATGGACGGCAAGACCGCCCGCGGCTCGCGCACGGACACCGGCCCGGCCGCCCACCTGCTCTCCGCCGTCCTGGAAGGCGGACGCACCGTCAGCCAGCTGCGGGTGCCGGACAAGACCACCGAGGTCACCGGCTTCACGAAGCTGCTGTCCCCGTTCGACCTGACCGGTGTCGTGGTGACCGCCGACGCCCTGCACACCCACCGTGACCACGCCAGGTGGCTGGTCGAAGCGAAGAGGGCGCACTACCTGCTCGTGGTCAAGCGGAACCAGCCGACGCTGCACAACGCGTTGCGTTCGCTGCCGTGGAAGGAGGTGACCGCCCGCCGCTACGACCGCGAGGCGGGGCACGGGCGACGTGAGACCCGCTCGGTGCGCACCCTCACCGTCACCAGTCTCGGGCTGGACTTCCCGCACGTGGCGCAGGCCGCGAAGATCCACCGGCATCGCACCGACCTCAAAACCGGCAAGATCACCCGTGAGACCGTCTACGCCATCACCGACCTGACGGCGCGTGCGGCATCTCCCCAGGCCATCGGCCAACTCGCCCGCGCGCAATGGGGCATCGAGGCCGTGCACCACGTAAGAGACACCACGTTCGGCGAGGACGCCTCGAAGATCCGCACCGGCCACGGACCGGAGAACATGGCCACCCTGCGCAGCTTCGCGATCAGCACCCTACGCACCGCTGGGCACCACAGCATCGCCGCCGGCCTGCGCGAGCTCTCCTACACGCCCTTCACCCGCCCACTGGACCTGATCGGACTGCCTTGA
- a CDS encoding class I SAM-dependent methyltransferase → MASHANRARALSFDTVATQYAATRPGYPPALFDAVEELASRALVGADVLDCGAGTGIATRLLRERGARVVALEPGAGMAAELRRAEPEVPLVRGEGNRLPFAASSFDVITYAQAWHWTDPVLSVPEALRVLRPHGVLALWWNQADVRVGWVAEEEDRLAPFTRGFPTTVAELFAPFPVRVATREITWSRRLTVEEHIRNLGTHSHFVVMDPVERAELLGANRTELARLFPDGELDEPYRCGLTVVRSATTQA, encoded by the coding sequence ATGGCATCCCACGCGAACCGAGCCCGCGCCCTGTCCTTCGACACCGTTGCCACGCAGTACGCTGCCACCCGCCCTGGCTATCCGCCGGCTCTTTTCGACGCCGTGGAGGAACTCGCCAGCCGAGCGCTGGTCGGCGCCGACGTGCTGGACTGCGGAGCCGGCACCGGTATCGCTACCCGGTTGCTACGCGAGCGCGGCGCCCGCGTCGTCGCCCTGGAGCCTGGCGCCGGTATGGCCGCAGAACTGCGCCGAGCCGAGCCGGAGGTCCCGCTGGTGCGGGGCGAGGGGAACCGTCTGCCCTTCGCCGCCAGCAGCTTCGACGTGATCACCTACGCCCAGGCCTGGCACTGGACCGACCCGGTCCTTTCCGTCCCCGAAGCGCTGCGCGTGCTGCGCCCGCACGGCGTGCTGGCCCTGTGGTGGAACCAGGCCGACGTCCGCGTCGGGTGGGTCGCGGAGGAGGAGGATCGGCTCGCGCCCTTCACCCGCGGCTTCCCGACGACTGTGGCCGAGCTGTTCGCCCCGTTTCCGGTCCGGGTGGCTACGCGCGAGATCACGTGGTCGCGCCGGCTCACCGTCGAGGAGCACATCCGCAATCTCGGCACGCACTCGCATTTCGTGGTCATGGACCCCGTCGAGCGGGCCGAACTCCTCGGCGCGAACCGCACTGAGCTGGCACGGCTCTTCCCCGACGGCGAGCTCGACGAGCCGTACCGGTGCGGCCTGACCGTCGTACGATCAGCCACCACTCAGGCCTGA
- a CDS encoding dihydrofolate reductase family protein has translation MRPLRYSINVTLDGCCHHEAGLPPDEESMRYWTAEMERADALLFGRVTYEMMESAWRKPATDTWPDWMDEWQIPFAETIDRAKKYVVSSTLSGVDWNADLVRGDLGQAVQRLKQESGEGLWVGGVTLPLALADLGLIDEYEFLVQPVLAGHGPTLLAGLRERIQLEPVDRHEFRSGAVAQRYRPTRVTA, from the coding sequence ATGAGACCACTTCGATACTCGATCAACGTCACGCTCGACGGCTGCTGCCATCACGAGGCAGGGCTCCCCCCGGACGAGGAGTCGATGCGCTACTGGACCGCTGAGATGGAGCGAGCCGATGCCCTGCTATTCGGCCGGGTGACCTACGAGATGATGGAGTCGGCGTGGCGGAAGCCAGCCACGGACACGTGGCCTGACTGGATGGATGAGTGGCAGATCCCGTTCGCCGAGACCATCGACCGGGCGAAGAAGTACGTCGTGTCGAGCACGCTGAGCGGGGTCGATTGGAATGCCGACCTGGTGCGAGGCGACTTGGGGCAAGCGGTTCAGCGGCTCAAGCAGGAGTCAGGCGAGGGCCTGTGGGTGGGTGGCGTGACGCTCCCCCTGGCGCTGGCAGATCTGGGACTGATCGACGAGTACGAGTTCCTTGTTCAGCCGGTCCTTGCCGGACACGGGCCGACGTTGCTCGCCGGTCTGCGCGAGCGCATCCAGCTCGAGCCCGTGGACCGCCATGAGTTCCGGTCGGGGGCAGTAGCCCAGCGATACCGGCCCACGCGAGTTACGGCTTGA